The Acidobacteriota bacterium genome has a window encoding:
- a CDS encoding ABC transporter ATP-binding protein, producing MATCSPTQAGAPLVYEGVSKSYRTHFWQRPLLSLDGLDLAVRPGEILGLLGPNGAGKTTTIKLALGLIFPDRGEVRLMGRRASEPAARKEVGFLPESPYFPDDLTGRELVEFAGRLHGIERTDRRRRAGEWLERVGLAAAMDRPLRKYSKGMVQRAGMARALIGNPRFVILDEPMSGLDPIGRREFRDLILGLREEGVTVLFASHVLADAEMLCDRVAILKGGKLLAVRDLGRLERERRVLRWEVEVLGGGALAGGELIAQRGDERLWRLPAEARAPEIVAAVQAGGGTLLSLTPQRETLEDLFLRTLQGAEAGDAS from the coding sequence ATGGCCACTTGCAGCCCGACACAAGCCGGGGCGCCCCTCGTCTACGAGGGCGTCTCCAAGTCTTATCGCACGCACTTCTGGCAGCGCCCTCTGCTCTCCCTCGACGGGCTCGACCTGGCGGTACGGCCAGGGGAGATCCTCGGTCTGCTCGGTCCCAACGGGGCGGGGAAGACGACGACCATCAAGCTGGCGCTGGGGCTGATCTTCCCGGATCGGGGCGAGGTGCGGCTGATGGGTCGCAGGGCCAGCGAGCCCGCCGCGCGGAAGGAAGTCGGCTTCCTTCCCGAGAGTCCCTACTTTCCCGACGACCTGACCGGGCGGGAGCTGGTGGAATTCGCCGGTCGCCTGCACGGTATCGAGAGGACGGATCGGCGTCGTCGCGCAGGCGAGTGGCTCGAGCGGGTAGGCCTGGCGGCGGCGATGGACCGACCTCTGCGCAAGTATTCCAAGGGCATGGTGCAGCGTGCCGGGATGGCCCGGGCGCTGATCGGCAACCCCCGCTTCGTGATTCTCGATGAGCCGATGAGCGGGTTGGACCCCATCGGCCGCAGGGAGTTCCGGGATCTGATCCTCGGCCTGCGGGAAGAGGGCGTGACGGTGCTCTTCGCATCCCACGTGCTCGCCGACGCCGAGATGCTCTGTGATCGTGTGGCGATTCTCAAGGGCGGGAAACTGCTCGCCGTGCGGGATCTCGGCCGCCTCGAGCGCGAGCGTCGCGTGTTGCGCTGGGAAGTGGAGGTGCTCGGCGGCGGCGCACTCGCCGGGGGTGAGCTGATCGCCCAACGGGGCGACGAGCGCCTCTGGCGCCTGCCGGCGGAGGCCCGGGCCCCCGAGATCGTCGCCGCCGTCCAGGCCGGTGGTGGAACGCTGCTGTCATTGACTCCCCAGCGGGAGACTCTCGAAGATCTCTTCTTGCGCACCCTGCAGGGCGCGGAAGCGGGGGATGCATCGTGA